In the genome of Diabrotica undecimpunctata isolate CICGRU chromosome 2, icDiaUnde3, whole genome shotgun sequence, the window ATCATCAGTTAACTGTGTACAAAGTGATGAGATGCCACCAACGGTAACCCATCAGTTTTCTGCACAAACAATGAATATTAAACATACCCAAGTTCTTTTATCAACAGTGGTTTTTAATGTTAAATCCAATAATCATGAATTAATTCCATGTAGAGCAATTTTAGATAGTGGTGCTCAAacaaacttaataaaagaaagtttttgtaaaaaattaaatatgtccATGATTCCTACTAACCTAGCCATTAGTGGTATAAATCAAACAGTAtcaaatattaccaaaaaatgtcaaattacaatatgttccagagttaataattttagtatttcATCCATATTTTATGCTGTACCAGCTATTTCAAATCAAATTCCTTCAACCAGttttgatattaaaaactttaatatccCATGCAATATTCAATTATCTGATCCTTTGTTTAATGAATCTGGTAGCATTGATGCTATTATTGGTGCCCACCTATTTTGGGACCTCCTTTGTGATGGAAAAATCAACCTAGGAAAAGGTTTGCCAAGTTTACAAAACACTAAATTGGGTTGGATAGTAAACGGAGCTGTCCCCTATGAGACAACTCATGCAGTGTGTCATTTCACTAGAACTATAGCCGAAGATGAGCAGTTAAAACTATTTTGGGAAATTGATTCAATCCAAGATCCCATaccaccatcaaaagatgatattTGCTGTGAGCAAATATTTGAAACCACTACCACTCGATCAGAAAATGGACACTTTATTGTTCAGCTTCCATTTAAGTTTTCACCTGAATTATTAGGAGAATCCTTAGATACAGCAATTAGCAGATTTTTGTTACTAGAAAAAAGATTTTCGAGAAATAGGGAACTTAATGATTTGTATAAACAATTCATTAAGGAATATCAAGAACTAGGACATATGGTTAAAGTTAACCCCACTGTTAGCTTACATCCTTCtagaaaatcatattttttacccCACCATGGAGTACTAAAAGAAACCAGTCTTACCACAAAACTAAGAGTAGTTTATGATGGTTCATGTCCCACTACATCTGGATGGTCTCTTAATGACCTACAGTACACAGGGCCAAAAATCCAAAATGATATTTTTGACATCCTCATTAGATTTCGGCAGTACACATATGTGGTGTCTGCAGACGTGTCAAAAATGTATCGACAAGTAATTGTACATGAAGAGAATAGACCACTACAACAAATTGTCTGGAGAGACAATCCAACAGATAATATTGACGTGTATCAATTAACTACTGTAACCTATGGCCAAAAATCAGCTCCATTCTTGGCAATGAGATGCATGCGTCAGTTAGCCTTTGAACATGAATCTCAGTTTCCTTTAGCTGCAAAATCCATATTAGAAGATTTTTATGTAGATGATCTGTTGACAGGATCAAACAATTTACAAGAGTTACAAATGAGAtgtaatgatatttttaaaattttagagtCTGGAAAATTTATTTTGAGAAAATGGATTTCCAATAATCCTGAAACCATTCTTAACATTAATTGTAATGATATTTCCAACAATGTTATTAACATAGGAGATTCTGATAGTTTTAAAACTCTTGGAATCCAATGGATGAGTCAACAAGATATTCTTTGCTTCAAAATTTCTCTTACTGAAAATTCCAATCATTTATTTACTAAACGCCAAATATTATCTATCATTTCCAAAATTTATGATCCTTTAGGTCTGCTAAGTCCAGTTATATTAATTGCTAAACTAATAATTCAAACTCTATTTCGACTTCAAAAACCATGGGATGAAATAATCCCTCCAGAATTAAATAACAGTTGGACCAAACTGTATAATCAACTACCAtgtctaaataaattacacattcCAAGACCAGTACTTGGATCAGGTCATAAAATTACAAGCATCCATTGCTTTTGTGATGCTTCAATGCATGCTTATGCAAGTTGTATTTATGTATGCAGCATAGATCCAGAaagcaaataccattctcacattCTGTGTTCAAAAACAAAGGTCGCTCCTATCAAATCAATAACAATACCTAAACTTGAATTGTGTGCAGCTTTGTTAGGTTCCCAATTAATTGACAAGGTCACCAAATCTTTATCAATTCTAAATATGCCGATATACATGTGGTCtgattcaaaaattgtattaAGTTGGCTAAAACTGGAACCTAGCCAGTTACAAGTATTTGTTGCCAACAGGGTAACAAAAATACAATCACTCACCAGTAGTGATAGTTGGCATTATATCAATACAAAGGAAAATGCCGCAGATATAGCTAGTCGTGGAATCTTTCCTGAATTCTTTCTTGAATCACAACTGTGGTTCCAGGGACCGCAGTTTTTAAGACAGCATCCTGATTTGTGGCCTAATGATTCAACTGATGAAGTAATTGAATTACCAGAGCTTAAACGATCTGTTCAAGTATCACTTCATTCCACTGTTCAGAACAGCTGGATTACTAATTTTATTACCAGATTTTCCAATTTGcataaaatgaaaagagttttttcaTATGTAATgcgttttattagaaatattaaaaataagacaaaagccCCAAGCTTACTTTTAACTGTGCATGAAACCAATGATTCTTTTCTGCTATTGATCAAACTTGTGCAAGCAGAATCCTTTCatgatgaaattttatgtttgttaaatgaTAAACCATTGAGCAAAAAATCCAGATTGCTTCATTTGTCTCCCATATTAGATAAAGGATTAATTAAAGTAGGTGGTAGACTTATGCATTCAACATTGCCAGAAAATGTAAAAACACCAATCCTATTGCCGAAATTTCATGTATTAACCAAGTTAATTTGTACACACTACCATGTCAGTAATTTGCATCCTGGACCACAGCTTCTATTGTCATTAATCAGACAACAATATTGGCCTATTTCTGGCAAGGTATTAGTAAAGCAAATTGTAAGACAATGTGTTAAATGTTTTCGTGTGAAACCTCCTCACAATTGTGTAAAAATGGGACCTTTACCCAATGAACGCATTACTCCAGCCTATCCTTTTGAAAATGTAGGACTTGATTATGCAGGTCCATTTCCACTGAAAGAAAAAAAGGGTCGTggaagtaaaattttaaaatgttatgtttgtgtatatgtttgttttgTAACAAAAGCTGTACATTTGGAATTACTCACTGATATGACAACTGAATGTTTTCTTGCATGTTTTAAGAGATTCTTATCACGAAGAGGAATTCCTACCAATGTTTACTCTGACAATGGTTCAACCTTTAGAGCCGCTAGTAAAGAGTTAAAGTTTATCAAAAcctttttatataaaaaccaaaataaaattaatgattttgctttaacaaaaaatataatttggcATTTTTCCCCACCTTATAGCCCAAATTTTGGGGGTTTATGGGAATCAGCAGTGAAACAAATGAAGTTTCATATGAAAAGAACGCTtaagaatataaatttgacaTATGAGGAATTTCTCACCTTGCTTACCCAAATTGAATGTATTTTAAATTCGAGACCATTGTTTGCCAAATCAGAAGATCCATCTGACTTGGAACCAATAACTCCTTCCCACTTTTTGACATTACGTCCTTTAGTCTCCATTCCTGAACCAAATCTCTTACCTATCCCAGTGAATCGACTAAGCAGATTCCAACATGTTCAACAGCTGCATCAGAGATTTTGGAACCGCTTTTCCAAAGAATATATCAGCCAGCTACACCAATCTTATAAATGGCACCACAGTTCTACCAACAACATTGTACCCGGATCCTTAGTTATCATCCGTGATACCAATCTACCTCCATGCAGATGGATTATGGGaagaataattaaattatttcctgGTAAAGATGGAGAAAATCGAGTAGCTGAAATCAAAACTTCCAATGGACTCATCACCAGATCTACACGACATTTGTTTCCACTGCCAATAGAAGATTAATAGTGTCGCAGTGTTTTATCTCGGGACTAAGTTTTTTtttgctttgatatttacttGTTTCCTACTATATTTTGAAGCATACTTCAACGCCGGGAGTatgttaggacatttttagaaaattagttTAGTGCGGCAACATAGAGCCTGTCATATGTCCGTGCGTTTTATGTTCAAGATCAAACAATCTGACGGGATCAAGTCGGCAATTGACAATTTTGACATTAATCAAATAATTTCCAAGAAGACGCCACGTTTTTCCAGTATTTTCACAAATTCACATGTTATAATAATTAGTTTgtataaaaagttaataaataattctatttaCTCACACAGAAGATAATTTACAGTCCACacctttaattaatattatctacCATAAGATAATCCAACAGAGACATAAAGATTTCATTTTAAAAATGGTTCAAACAAAAGAACCGGCGAGACCTTTGGCAAatgttttaattaataaaaagagAAAGTGCAGCAGAGCATACTTTCTTATAAGCAATGACAAGAAATATCGAGTCTGTCAGAATTTCTTTCAAAAAACTCTTAATATTAGTAACGGTCCTATTAATAAAGCCTTTAAGGTTCTAACGATGGTGTTTTTACGGCAGAAAATAGACGAGGTAAAAAATCtccttataataaaattaaaccagaAGATGTGGCTTTTGTGAAACAACACATCGAGATGTTTCCTACAATAGAGTCTCATTATTGTAGGAAAATTACTCACAGATGTTACTTAGATGAAAAATTGTCTATTAGAAAAATGTTTTCCTTGTATACCGTCCATTGTAACGAGAATAATCGAGTTCCGGTGAGTCATTCAAAGTACAGAAAAAATTTTTGCGAGTGTTACAATTTATCATTTTTCGTGCCAAAAAAGGATCAATGCACCCGTTGTAATAAATTTAGGGACGCAATACGAATAGATTCTGTAACACctgaattaaaacaaaaatacaacgCCCACTTAGAAAAAAAAGGCAGGCCACAATTGCTAAAGAACGTTGTGTCTGCAACGCTTGACTTACAGAGTGTTCTTCAAATACCGTCTGGTGAAGAGTATCTGTTATATTACTGTCGTAAACTTTGCCTTTATAATTTCACTGTTTACGAGTCACGGTTCTCAAATGAAGCATATTGCATGCTGTGGTCTGAGGTGAACGGTAGAAGAGGCAGCAATGAAATTGGTACAGCTTTAATGCAGTGGATTAATGGATTTTCAAAGGATATTAAAGAGATTTCATTGTTTTCAGACACTTGCGGGGGTCAAAATCGCAATCAGCACATCTCTGCGCTTCTGCTCTATTTAACCCAAACTACTCCTATTGAACTCATAGAGCAGAAATACCTAGAATCCGGACATTCTTTCATGGAAGTTGACAGCATGCATGGTGAAATTGAAAGGGAAAAAAGGCATGTGTCTGATAATTCTGTTATGGAGTAGATGAACATAATGAAAAGAGCCAGATCAAACAGAAACAGAAGCTCCGCTAATCCCTACCATGTCAAACAGCTGCATTTTTCCGATATGTTGGATCTTAAAGATCTCTCAAAACGCACAATTAAAAATCGTCTGAAAGATGAGAATGGTAACACAGTCAGATGActtgaaatcaaatctttacgatatgaaaaattaaatccagacataataaaaaaaaatgtgcgaatgaaataaaaagagcttATAATCAACTATTTCctattagtaacaaaaaaaatgtatatttaatgAAGTTATGCAAAAAAGGAATTATACCAGAGGAACTGCATGGATGGTATGCATCTCTACCAACAGCCAATAATATACCAGATACAAACTAACCGAACCAGCCGTTGAGGATGACAAAGAAGAGgaacttttttaatattcttttttattataacttattacgatgtattatgtaataaatataataatatgtaataattatattatacgtaataaataattattactaaaaCTCATTATTGGTGTTTGTGCAAAAAATCACTAATTACACCTAAAATGTTTgttatagaaaattttaaaaacctgATTTATAGTGAAGATTTTATCTTTAACTTCAAATATCTCCATTACATCAAAATATTAGTTAGTGACTTCTCGCTGGGATATGacgatatataatataatatacaacAGCAACATTTCTAATCAAAATATTCCAGGCACTCAACTGTTTCTCTACGCAGATGATACTGCCCTCCTCACAACAGCGAACGGTTATTTTCCTGGTGTTATACTTAATGCTGCAAAAACGCAAACCATTGTGTTCCGCAACCCCAAAACATCTGTAAGAGTCGTTGTCAGCGATGACGACTAATTTCCCCTGAATTTGATAAGACAAAGACTCTATATCCA includes:
- the LOC140433955 gene encoding uncharacterized protein; translation: MSSLANNIRIRGSYKAKLTSLENFVNILKNATPSSKPEISEVQLRHDSGSNLLVEFDQIQLQIEIATSEDKLQEQVNERDAFENRYFKAISFLKDYINTNTVINTLPPSSTPHVDSLNHLLMPKMKIPVFKGDFEQWLEFKATFTSVVHSNTTLPDIHKFQLLRQSVDGYAKRIVDKIEFSGNYYQTAWDALCMRYDNKKLLVNKHIKAIFNLDSIQKESPKHLRHLLDSVSDSMSSIDSLQITKSSLTDLLLIYIISNKLDKQSYREWKECHIKEELPTLTEFFNFLKVKVDTLEEIQDQSSQKPNNNYSNNSGFNYKHANRDSRGEYQKRVFQVNVAERKSCVLCKGNHLIYSCIEFLKLDTKNRLSKVNNLKLCHNCLRHGHKAAECTLRPCIKCNSKHNSLIHFENSQQHSTDTALKSPLDSSSVNCVQSDEMPPTVTHQFSAQTMNIKHTQVLLSTVVFNVKSNNHELIPCRAILDSGAQTNLIKESFCKKLNMSMIPTNLAISAISNQIPSTSFDIKNFNIPCNIQLSDPLFNESGSIDAIIGAHLFWDLLCDGKINLGKGLPSLQNTKLGWIVNGAVPYETTHAVCHFTRTIAEDEQLKLFWEIDSIQDPIPPSKDDICCEQIFETTTTRSENGHFIVQLPFKFSPELLGESLDTAISRFLLLEKRFSRNRELNDLYKQFIKEYQELGHMVKVNPTVSLHPSRKSYFLPHHGVLKETSLTTKLRVVYDGSCPTTSGWSLNDLQYTGPKIQNDIFDILIRFRQYTYVVSADVSKMYRQVIVHEENRPLQQIVWRDNPTDNIDVYQLTTVTYGQKSAPFLAMRCMRQLAFEHESQFPLAAKSILEDFYVDDLLTGSNNLQELQMRCNDIFKILESGKFILRKWISNNPETILNINCNDISNNVINIGDSDSFKTLGIQWMSQQDILCFKISLTENSNHLFTKRQILSIISKIYDPLGLLSPVILIAKLIIQTLFRLQKPWDEIIPPELNNSWTKLYNQLPCLNKLHIPRPVLGSGHKITSIHCFCDASMHAYASCIYVCSIDPESKYHSHILCSKTKVAPIKSITIPKLELCAALLGSQLIDKVTKSLSILNMPIYMWSDSKIVLSWLKLEPSQLQVFVANRVTKIQSLTSSDSWHYINTKENAADIASRGIFPEFFLESQLWFQGPQFLRQHPDLWPNDSTDEVIELPELKRSVQVSLHSTVQNSWITNFITRFSNLHKMKRVFSYVMRFIRNIKNKTKAPSLLLTVHETNDSFLLLIKLVQAESFHDEILCLLNDKPLSKKSRLLHLSPILDKGLIKVGGRLMHSTLPENVKTPILLPKFHVLTKLICTHYHVSNLHPGPQLLLSLIRQQYWPISGKVLVKQIVRQCVKCFRVKPPHNCVKMGPLPNERITPAYPFENVGLDYAGPFPLKEKKGRGSSNDGVFTAENRRGKKSPYNKIKPEDVAFVKQHIEMFPTIESHYCRKITHRCYLDEKLSIRKMFSLYTVHCNENNRVPVSHSKYRKNFCECYNLSFFVPKKDQCTRCNKFRDAIRIDSVTPELKQKYNAHLEKKGRPQLLKNVVSATLDLQSVLQIPSGEEYLLYYCRKLCLYNFTVYESRFSNEAYCMLWSEVNGRRGSNEIGTALMQWINGFSKDIKEISLFSDTCGGQNRNQHISALLLYLTQTTPIELIEQKYLESGHSFMEVDSMHGEIEREKRHVSDNSVME